The candidate division KSB1 bacterium genome contains the following window.
GCAACCAGGGGCGGAAGATCGGCCTCGGCATAAAGCTGTTCTAATTTTTCCCAATGAATTTCTAGACCGACAAAACTCCATCCCGAACCCTGTTTGCTTTCTTTCACAAGAGGCGTTTTCCCGATAAAATCTTTCTTTTTCAATTTCACGGTCCAGCCAAGTCCCAATTCAAATGGCGAGGATTTGCGAAATTCGGTCAATGCTTTCATGCTTGAGATATAATCGACTTCGATCAATAAAAGTCCGGCTTCAATCCTGACAATATCCAGTGCAACCATACCAGCCGGGAATATGCCATAGTCTGCGCCTTTGTCCATCAAAATATCCCACATTTCTTCAGCGTACTTGGGAGAAACCCACAATTCATAACCAAGGTCGCCGGTATAACCTGTTCTGGATATAGTAACCGGAAAATTATCGAAGTTTACCTGGGTGAGATGAAAAAACTTCAGTCCATCCAAATCCACATTTTTAACAATCTGTTTTAAAATTTCTCTTGAGTTCGGACCTTGCAGGGCCAACGCGGCCAGCTCCTCCGTTACATCATTAACCTGTATATCCATGCCAAATCCACAGTCTTCAAACCATCTCAAACTAGGATCTGCAGATGTAATTCGGAAATGATTTTCGGCTAACCGGGAAACGGTGCCGTCGTCGATGACTTTGCCTTCTTCGTCGCACCATGGGGTGTACATGACCTGCCCGATTTTGCATTTTATTGCATTTCGTGTAATAATTCGATCCACGAGTCTGGCAGCATCCGATCCGGTGATTTCATATTTAAATAATGGTGAAACATCAATCAGGCCTGCAGCATTTCGGATGGCAAAATATTCCCGGTCATGGGTGGGTTCATAGGCGCTTACTGCAATATAGCCCGACCAATTGCGCCATTCATGTGTTTTGCAAAGCGGAGAAGTCCGGGAGTGAAACGGGGAAGGTACTGGCATATCTGTATTCTAAAGCAACTATTCTGAGTCCATATTAAAAAACCACTTCAATTATTCTAGGCTGCATTGATATCTTCGTATCGCATTTTCACAGAAATTGTGCAGCTGATTGACGTTAATAAAACGTAGATTAAATGTCAAGCTTAGAGAAGTTAAAAACGGCTAGGCAGGATATTTTCCCATTATGTAATCTTTTAAATACCGGTTTTCATTATTTACATGGGTTAATACGGCTTTAACAAGATCGCCGATCGAGATGATCCCTTTAATCTCTTCTCCAACCATGATTGGAATGTGACGGATTTTATTGCTGGTCATAATTCCCATTAAGTATTCCACATCATCTTCCGGAAGGCCAATAATTAAATCCGTAGTCATCGCAGATTCTACTTTGGTGTTTTTTATCTGGTCACTCCGCCGTGAGCTTTCTTTTAAAATATCCCGTTCCGTAAAAATCCCAACAAGCTTATCGTCATCATCCACAACCAGCAAAGCGCCAATATTGTGAGTGACCAACTTCTTAATGGCTTCATGAATAGTTTCCGAAGAATGAATTGAAATTATATCTGAGCTTTTTCCCGCGAGAAGATCTAATGCTTTAGTTTTCATGATGCTCTCCTACATTGGTTTGAACATCCGATTATGACTATAGAAAGGGAACTTAATGTAATACATCCAAAAAACTTTAGCAATGGAAAACGAATAACAATGGAATTTTTTTTGGTTAGACAGGATACGTGTGATGAATAAGATTATTCTAACCCACCTGAATTGGGCTGTATGAAAACAATTTTAGCCACGGATTTACACTGATTGACACGGATAAAATCCGTTTAGAATAAAAAAATAAAAATCATACCATTCAATTTGAAATTGGTGGAAATGTTTTAAGTTCAAATAGTGAAATTTAAAGCTCCCTTTATTAAAACTTGTGCGCCTACTGGCGTATCCGTGTTTT
Protein-coding sequences here:
- a CDS encoding aminomethyl transferase family protein, with protein sequence MPVPSPFHSRTSPLCKTHEWRNWSGYIAVSAYEPTHDREYFAIRNAAGLIDVSPLFKYEITGSDAARLVDRIITRNAIKCKIGQVMYTPWCDEEGKVIDDGTVSRLAENHFRITSADPSLRWFEDCGFGMDIQVNDVTEELAALALQGPNSREILKQIVKNVDLDGLKFFHLTQVNFDNFPVTISRTGYTGDLGYELWVSPKYAEEMWDILMDKGADYGIFPAGMVALDIVRIEAGLLLIEVDYISSMKALTEFRKSSPFELGLGWTVKLKKKDFIGKTPLVKESKQGSGWSFVGLEIHWEKLEQLYAEADLPPLVAGRASRDPLPVFKNGKQIGQMTSSTFSPLLKKYIAMGSIESKYAIPGSQVEMEITIEFHRKLTTATIVKTPFFDPPRKKA
- a CDS encoding CBS domain-containing protein, with the protein product MKTKALDLLAGKSSDIISIHSSETIHEAIKKLVTHNIGALLVVDDDDKLVGIFTERDILKESSRRSDQIKNTKVESAMTTDLIIGLPEDDVEYLMGIMTSNKIRHIPIMVGEEIKGIISIGDLVKAVLTHVNNENRYLKDYIMGKYPA